In Bordetella holmesii ATCC 51541, the following proteins share a genomic window:
- a CDS encoding bacterial regulatory helix-turn-helix s, AraC family protein, giving the protein MGGSVGFNYRLPGQEGGGAGIENLCIAEGRVEECEIRPGITLIVSDVHVYHHYESTSVMTPRFSAIVVLQGQARARLDKQDDVRLAAQSGLNALYGDTVAMTGVHPAGQRLRSVNLSVTAPEAADDEYTSEIIWKLMQSSAPRLRRWPVPHHLLLSIEHLLECDWDQPLRNMVREGVGTQLLAHALAALQHAPVTHRGLTQRDRQLLERVRERLHEAPGEDHTLDDLARLACMSPSTLRAKFHAVYHRSVFSWLRERRLEVAREQLARGWSVQQAAHFVGYRHATNFATAFRERYGVAPSQLG; this is encoded by the coding sequence ATGGGCGGGTCGGTCGGCTTCAATTACCGCTTGCCCGGCCAGGAAGGCGGGGGCGCCGGCATTGAGAACCTTTGCATCGCCGAGGGCCGTGTGGAGGAATGTGAGATCCGCCCCGGCATCACCCTGATCGTCTCCGACGTGCATGTGTATCATCATTACGAATCGACGTCCGTCATGACGCCGCGCTTTTCAGCCATCGTTGTGCTCCAGGGCCAGGCCCGGGCTCGGCTGGACAAGCAGGACGACGTGCGCCTGGCCGCTCAGAGCGGCCTCAATGCGCTATATGGCGATACCGTCGCCATGACGGGCGTTCATCCGGCCGGCCAGCGTCTGCGCAGCGTCAATCTCTCCGTGACGGCCCCTGAAGCGGCCGACGATGAGTACACCAGCGAAATCATATGGAAACTCATGCAGTCCTCGGCGCCCAGGCTGCGCCGCTGGCCGGTGCCGCACCATTTGCTGCTATCCATTGAGCATCTGCTGGAATGCGACTGGGATCAACCTCTACGCAATATGGTGCGTGAAGGCGTGGGCACGCAACTGCTGGCCCACGCCTTGGCTGCGCTGCAACACGCCCCTGTGACCCACCGCGGCCTGACCCAGCGGGATCGCCAGCTTCTGGAGAGGGTGCGCGAGCGCCTGCACGAGGCGCCCGGCGAAGACCATACTCTGGATGACCTGGCGCGACTGGCCTGCATGAGTCCAAGCACGCTGCGTGCAAAGTTCCATGCCGTGTATCACCGTTCGGTATTCAGCTGGCTGCGCGAACGCCGCCTGGAGGTTGCCCGCGAACAATTGGCTCGGGGTTGGAGCGTACAGCAGGCGGCGCACTTCGTCGGCTACCGCCACGCGACCAATTTCGCCACGGCGTTTCGCGAACGCTACGGCGTCGCGCCCAGTCAACTCGGTTAG
- a CDS encoding ring hydroxylating alpha subunit family protein (overlaps another CDS with the same product name) translates to MKDLDVLFRRPEFDFSDYVLDHVEVHRCNYNWKTFIEVYLEDYHVGPFHPGLGRFVTCADLSWEFGAQYSLQKVGVHDSLEQPGTEVYRGWHDNLMRYRGGRTPDFGAIWVTYFPPT, encoded by the coding sequence TTGAAAGACCTCGACGTGCTTTTCCGCCGACCCGAATTCGATTTCTCCGACTATGTGCTGGACCACGTCGAAGTACATCGATGCAATTACAACTGGAAGACTTTCATCGAAGTCTATCTGGAGGACTATCACGTGGGCCCTTTCCATCCGGGCCTTGGACGCTTTGTCACCTGCGCCGACCTGTCCTGGGAGTTCGGCGCGCAATACAGTCTCCAGAAGGTGGGCGTGCACGACTCACTGGAACAACCCGGTACCGAGGTCTATCGCGGCTGGCATGACAATCTCATGCGCTACCGGGGCGGGAGGACCCCGGATTTCGGAGCCATCTGGGTAACCTACTTCCCACCCACATGA
- a CDS encoding rieske domain protein — MTDIASLAQLQQALSPLHARAYFDEALFVREQEILFRQSALYVGHEKSVPEPGDWRRLPQDDGSRILVRNGNEVALLSNVCRHRQAVMLGPIAGGEAMKGNLSVTGGNIVCPLHRWTYDGQGRILGAPTFPVRPA; from the coding sequence ATGACGGATATCGCCAGCCTGGCGCAGTTGCAGCAAGCGCTCAGCCCTCTGCACGCACGGGCCTATTTTGATGAAGCCCTCTTCGTGCGAGAACAGGAAATCCTGTTCCGACAATCTGCGTTATATGTCGGGCATGAGAAGAGCGTGCCCGAGCCGGGCGACTGGCGTCGCTTGCCGCAGGACGACGGCAGTCGCATCCTCGTGCGCAATGGAAATGAAGTGGCACTGCTGTCGAATGTCTGCCGCCATCGCCAGGCCGTCATGCTAGGCCCGATTGCAGGCGGCGAGGCCATGAAGGGCAATCTGTCAGTCACGGGAGGCAACATCGTCTGCCCGTTGCACCGCTGGACTTACGACGGCCAGGGCCGGATTCTAGGCGCCCCCACTTTCCCAGTACGCCCTGCCTGA
- a CDS encoding D(-)-3-hydroxybutyrate dehydrogenase, translated as MLKGKVAVVTGSTSGIGLGIASALAQQGADIVLNGFGDAADIEKLRAGLASQYGVQVRYDGADLSKGEAVRQLVSGAVAELGRIDILVNNAGIQHTALIEDFPADKWDAIIALNLSAVFHGTAAALPHMKKQGWGRIINIASAHGLVASAAKSAYVAAKHGVVGLTKVTALETAGMGITANAICPGWVRTPLVEKQITALAAKDGVDQESAARELLGEKQPSLQFVTPEQLGGTAVFLASEAAAQITGTTISVDGGWTAR; from the coding sequence ATGCTCAAAGGAAAAGTTGCAGTCGTCACCGGTTCCACCAGCGGCATCGGCCTGGGGATCGCCAGCGCGCTGGCGCAGCAGGGCGCCGACATCGTGCTCAACGGATTCGGCGACGCGGCGGACATCGAGAAATTGCGGGCCGGGCTGGCCAGCCAGTACGGCGTGCAGGTGCGCTATGACGGCGCCGACCTGTCCAAGGGCGAGGCGGTGCGGCAACTGGTGTCCGGCGCCGTCGCCGAGCTGGGCCGCATCGATATCCTGGTCAACAACGCGGGCATCCAGCACACCGCCTTGATCGAGGACTTTCCCGCCGACAAGTGGGACGCCATCATCGCGCTGAATCTCTCGGCGGTATTCCATGGCACGGCCGCGGCGCTGCCCCACATGAAGAAGCAGGGCTGGGGGCGCATCATCAACATCGCCTCGGCCCATGGCCTGGTGGCCTCGGCCGCGAAGTCCGCCTACGTGGCCGCCAAGCACGGCGTGGTCGGCCTGACCAAGGTCACCGCGCTGGAGACGGCCGGCATGGGCATCACCGCCAACGCCATCTGCCCCGGCTGGGTGCGCACGCCGTTGGTGGAAAAGCAGATCACCGCCCTGGCGGCCAAGGACGGCGTCGACCAGGAAAGCGCCGCGCGCGAACTGCTCGGCGAGAAGCAGCCGTCGCTGCAGTTCGTCACGCCCGAGCAACTGGGCGGCACGGCCGTGTTCCTGGCCTCGGAGGCCGCGGCCCAGATCACCGGCACCACCATTTCCGTCGACGGCGGCTGGACAGCCCGCTAG
- a CDS encoding major Facilitator Superfamily protein: MSAGLRVFLFFSLGYLVSYLFRGLNIGFGPTLSAELGLSAADLGTLTSLYFLGFALLQIPAGVLLDTWGPRRVNAALLVVAAVGTLVYGLSQGLPGLMVGRLLIGAGVSVCLGAAFQALALNYPLARLPLINGLVMAVGGLGGVLVGSPLSWLLNFSTWREVSIGMVVVTLCVAALLWFGAPREPARDRPHASLGEQLRGTFVLLRTAHYWRLVSLPVATGGVFYGVQSLWVRPYLTDVNMLPAAPAAALVSLLGFAMMGGNVGLGAMARRVERMGLGLYGFSGVCLALFILIQLLIVLRAPVPLALLWAGYGVFGSANILVFALLAGEFPRELLGRVAATTNLLTFVSIFVCQVTFGWIVELWPRGDAVYEPGSYPAGGYLAAWGAFLALQIAVALYYFWPRRRAASARQGA; encoded by the coding sequence ATGTCGGCAGGCTTACGCGTCTTCCTGTTCTTTTCGCTCGGCTACCTGGTCTCGTATCTGTTCCGGGGCCTGAACATCGGCTTCGGGCCGACCTTGAGCGCCGAACTGGGCCTGTCGGCCGCCGATCTGGGCACCCTGACCAGCCTGTACTTTCTCGGTTTCGCGCTGCTGCAGATCCCGGCCGGCGTGCTGCTCGATACCTGGGGGCCGCGGCGCGTCAACGCCGCCCTGCTGGTGGTAGCCGCCGTGGGCACCCTGGTCTACGGGCTGTCGCAGGGCCTGCCCGGCCTGATGGTGGGGCGGCTGCTGATCGGCGCCGGCGTGTCGGTCTGCCTGGGCGCGGCATTCCAGGCGCTGGCGCTGAACTACCCGCTGGCCCGGTTGCCCCTGATCAACGGGCTGGTGATGGCGGTGGGCGGGCTGGGCGGCGTGCTGGTGGGCTCGCCGCTGTCGTGGCTGCTGAATTTCTCCACCTGGCGCGAGGTCAGTATCGGCATGGTGGTGGTCACGCTGTGCGTGGCGGCGCTGCTGTGGTTCGGCGCGCCGCGCGAACCCGCCCGCGACCGGCCGCACGCCAGCCTGGGCGAGCAGCTGCGCGGCACGTTCGTGCTGCTGCGCACGGCGCACTACTGGCGGCTGGTGTCGCTGCCGGTGGCGACCGGCGGCGTGTTCTACGGCGTGCAATCGCTGTGGGTGCGTCCCTACCTGACCGACGTCAATATGCTGCCGGCCGCGCCGGCCGCGGCGCTGGTGTCGCTGCTGGGCTTTGCCATGATGGGCGGCAACGTCGGGCTGGGCGCCATGGCGCGGCGCGTCGAGCGCATGGGCCTGGGGCTGTATGGCTTCAGCGGCGTATGCCTGGCGCTGTTCATCCTGATCCAGCTGCTGATCGTGCTGCGCGCGCCCGTGCCGCTGGCGCTGCTGTGGGCGGGTTACGGCGTGTTCGGTTCGGCCAATATCCTGGTGTTCGCCCTGCTGGCGGGCGAGTTTCCGCGCGAATTGCTGGGGCGCGTGGCCGCGACCACCAATCTGCTGACCTTTGTTTCCATCTTCGTGTGCCAGGTCACGTTCGGCTGGATCGTCGAACTATGGCCGCGCGGCGACGCCGTGTATGAGCCCGGCAGCTACCCGGCCGGCGGCTACCTGGCCGCGTGGGGGGCCTTCCTGGCGCTGCAGATAGCGGTGGCCCTGTACTACTTCTGGCCGCGTCGCCGCGCCGCCTCGGCCAGGCAGGGCGCCTGA
- a CDS encoding ferric iron reductase FhuF-like transporter family protein: MSRTTPPHPAEIVAHLQPEIWNKVNRLLVRKAISEYAHEWLLEPQRLGPGETPGFERFRLTLADGAQYDFDAQVMAMRHWRIPPESIVKTVAGVPAPLDALQFVIEIRDKLGLPVDRLPIYMDEITSTLHGSAYKHGRTTLGAAALARADYQTIETSMIEGHPSFVANNGRLGFDAEDYHGYAPEAATPVRLMWLAVHKDNAHFSCLSDMDYDSLMSEELGESAVTDFAARLREQGLHPADYYFMPAHPWQWFNKLSLAFAPYVAQRKIVCLGYGEEQYLAQQSIRTFFNISRPGKRYVKTSLSILNMGFMRGLSPYYMAGTPAINEYIHDLISADPWLRANGFRILREVASMGFRNYYYEAAIDTDTPYKKMFSALWRENPLTLIAPGQNLMTMAALLHVDPQGRALLPELIQASGLDAGTWLERYMDAYLTPLIHCFYAHDLVFMPHGENVILVIQDGVPVRAFMKDIAEESSILNPQVRLPQAAQRLAADVPEAYKLLTIFVDVFEGYFRHLTQILVETELMPEHDFWRLVAGRIAAYQQAHPQRLDKYRRYDLFAPDMIHSCLNRLQLANNLQMVNLADPIGSFQMAPNLPNPIACFRPSWLGSGEALQTLTAA; the protein is encoded by the coding sequence ATGAGCCGCACCACCCCTCCTCATCCCGCCGAGATCGTTGCTCATCTGCAGCCGGAAATCTGGAACAAGGTCAATCGCCTGCTGGTGCGCAAGGCGATATCCGAATATGCACATGAGTGGCTGCTCGAACCTCAGCGACTCGGTCCGGGCGAAACGCCGGGATTTGAACGCTTTCGCCTGACACTGGCTGACGGCGCGCAATATGACTTTGACGCTCAGGTCATGGCCATGCGCCATTGGCGTATTCCGCCTGAATCCATCGTAAAGACCGTGGCCGGGGTTCCGGCGCCGCTGGATGCCCTGCAGTTCGTGATAGAGATCCGGGACAAACTCGGCTTGCCGGTGGACCGTCTGCCCATCTATATGGACGAAATCACCAGCACTCTACACGGCAGCGCCTATAAACATGGCCGGACGACGCTTGGCGCCGCGGCATTGGCACGAGCCGACTACCAGACCATAGAAACATCGATGATCGAGGGCCACCCCAGCTTCGTGGCCAACAATGGCCGCCTTGGCTTTGATGCCGAGGATTACCATGGCTACGCGCCCGAAGCTGCCACGCCGGTGCGCTTGATGTGGCTGGCGGTTCACAAGGACAACGCGCATTTTTCCTGCTTGTCCGACATGGACTACGACAGCCTAATGAGCGAGGAGTTGGGTGAGTCCGCTGTAACCGATTTCGCCGCCCGACTGCGCGAGCAGGGCCTGCATCCCGCGGACTACTACTTCATGCCCGCCCACCCATGGCAATGGTTCAACAAGCTGTCCCTGGCTTTTGCCCCCTACGTCGCCCAGCGCAAAATCGTCTGCCTGGGGTACGGCGAGGAGCAATACCTCGCTCAGCAGTCCATCCGTACCTTTTTCAACATCAGCCGACCCGGCAAGCGTTATGTGAAGACCTCGCTGTCCATTCTCAACATGGGATTCATGCGCGGCCTGTCACCCTACTACATGGCAGGTACGCCAGCCATCAACGAATACATCCATGACCTGATATCGGCCGATCCGTGGCTGCGCGCCAATGGTTTCAGAATTCTGCGCGAAGTCGCCTCGATGGGCTTTCGCAACTACTACTACGAAGCCGCCATCGATACGGACACACCGTACAAGAAGATGTTCTCGGCGCTTTGGCGCGAGAACCCCCTGACGCTGATCGCTCCCGGACAAAATCTCATGACCATGGCTGCGCTGCTGCATGTGGACCCACAAGGCCGGGCTTTGCTTCCCGAATTGATACAGGCTTCAGGACTGGATGCAGGGACTTGGCTGGAGCGCTATATGGACGCTTATCTGACTCCACTGATCCATTGTTTCTATGCTCATGACCTGGTTTTCATGCCGCACGGTGAAAACGTGATTCTCGTCATCCAGGATGGCGTACCTGTGCGCGCCTTCATGAAGGACATCGCGGAAGAGTCTTCCATCCTCAATCCGCAGGTCAGGCTTCCGCAGGCGGCTCAGCGCCTGGCCGCCGATGTGCCGGAGGCCTATAAGCTGCTGACGATTTTCGTGGATGTCTTCGAGGGCTATTTCCGCCATCTGACCCAGATCCTGGTTGAGACGGAACTGATGCCGGAACATGATTTCTGGCGGCTAGTGGCTGGGCGCATCGCCGCTTATCAGCAAGCGCATCCGCAACGGCTCGACAAGTATCGGCGCTACGACTTGTTTGCGCCCGACATGATCCATTCGTGCCTGAACCGCCTGCAATTGGCCAACAATCTGCAGATGGTCAACCTGGCCGATCCCATTGGCAGTTTCCAAATGGCCCCCAATCTGCCCAACCCTATCGCCTGCTTCCGTCCGTCGTGGCTGGGTAGCGGCGAAGCCCTGCAGACGCTGACGGCCGCATGA
- a CDS encoding acetyltransferase domain protein, with protein MMTMMATFLDVIDQKTRSHYDEGKGLALRSLDPEADAAQLQQWFSMDYARFWSMQDSSVHQVRDFYTALCSSGHAGAWLGLHHGRAAFLVECYDPARDQVGEHYCVRPGDLGMHLLIAPPTEHIPGFSRAVFALVMRFMFDRLHAARVVVEPDVNNTKIHALNLSMGFVYAGLARFREKTASLAFCTRAQFEQAQRQELTQ; from the coding sequence ATGATGACGATGATGGCAACGTTCCTGGACGTGATCGACCAAAAAACCCGCTCCCACTATGACGAAGGCAAGGGATTGGCGTTACGTTCGCTCGACCCCGAGGCGGACGCAGCCCAGCTGCAGCAATGGTTTTCCATGGACTATGCCCGCTTCTGGTCCATGCAAGACTCTAGCGTGCACCAGGTGCGCGACTTCTACACTGCGTTGTGCTCCAGTGGACACGCCGGAGCCTGGCTGGGCCTGCACCATGGCCGTGCGGCCTTTCTGGTGGAATGCTATGACCCGGCTCGCGACCAAGTCGGCGAGCACTACTGCGTGCGCCCAGGCGACCTGGGCATGCATCTTCTCATCGCCCCCCCGACCGAGCACATTCCCGGTTTCAGCCGTGCGGTGTTCGCGCTCGTCATGCGCTTCATGTTCGACCGCCTCCATGCGGCCCGTGTCGTCGTGGAACCCGACGTGAACAACACCAAGATCCATGCATTGAATCTATCCATGGGCTTCGTCTATGCCGGGCTGGCGCGCTTTCGGGAAAAGACGGCAAGTCTTGCCTTCTGCACGCGCGCCCAATTCGAGCAAGCCCAACGCCAGGAGTTGACGCAATGA
- a CDS encoding ring hydroxylating alpha subunit family protein (overlaps another CDS with the same product name) — protein sequence MIELYPHVLVLSTLYPKGPQETLNIAEFYYPEEIALFERDFVQAQRAAYMETAVEDDEIGERMDAGRLALLRRGVSDSGPYQSPMEDGMLHFHEWYLSNMGEQLGDSAAPHVASTQRPMPFRS from the coding sequence ATGATTGAGCTCTACCCGCATGTGCTGGTGCTCTCGACGCTCTATCCCAAGGGGCCGCAAGAGACTTTGAACATCGCGGAGTTCTACTATCCGGAGGAAATTGCGCTGTTCGAGCGTGATTTCGTACAGGCCCAACGCGCTGCCTACATGGAGACGGCGGTCGAAGACGATGAAATCGGTGAGCGCATGGACGCCGGACGCCTGGCGCTGCTGCGCCGCGGCGTTTCCGACAGCGGCCCCTATCAATCACCCATGGAAGACGGCATGTTGCATTTCCATGAGTGGTACCTGAGCAACATGGGAGAGCAGCTTGGTGACAGCGCCGCGCCGCATGTCGCATCGACCCAACGGCCCATGCCATTTCGCTCATGA
- a CDS encoding sodium/hydrogen exchanger family protein → MLGTAQLFDYAGLSAGLGGFLVGMLLAESRHRNELEHTIEPFKGLLLGLFFLAVGMSVNVEEALDYWPYVLAGVVALLSLKALVLYGIARLMGLPHYHRLLYALVLAQGGEFSFVIFNEAWDNHLMSLEQRDLLAIVVAISMGEVPIVIRLLERLPGRYGGIGDMAVTPVGFAGSPPPQSAADNEERSGPG, encoded by the coding sequence GTGCTGGGCACGGCGCAACTGTTCGATTACGCGGGCCTGTCGGCCGGCCTGGGCGGTTTCCTGGTCGGCATGCTGCTGGCCGAGTCGCGCCATCGCAATGAGCTGGAGCACACGATCGAGCCGTTCAAGGGGCTGTTGCTGGGCCTGTTCTTCCTGGCCGTGGGCATGTCGGTCAATGTGGAGGAGGCGCTGGATTACTGGCCGTATGTGCTGGCCGGGGTCGTGGCGCTGCTGTCGCTCAAGGCGCTGGTGCTCTACGGCATCGCGCGCCTGATGGGGCTGCCGCACTATCATCGCCTGCTGTACGCGCTGGTGCTGGCGCAGGGCGGCGAATTCAGCTTCGTGATTTTCAACGAGGCCTGGGACAATCATTTGATGTCGCTGGAGCAGCGCGACCTGCTGGCCATCGTGGTGGCGATTTCCATGGGCGAGGTGCCGATCGTCATCCGGCTGCTGGAGCGCCTGCCGGGCCGCTACGGCGGTATCGGCGACATGGCGGTCACGCCGGTCGGATTCGCCGGTTCGCCGCCGCCCCAATCCGCCGCGGACAACGAGGAGCGGTCCGGCCCGGGCTGA
- a CDS encoding pyridine nucleotide-disulfide oxidoreductase family protein, giving the protein MNREIYDFVAIGIGPFNLSLASLSAPLRGVRTLFLDKKSGFDWHPGMLIETSTLQNPFLADLVSLADPRSEYSYLNYCKLTNRIYSYYMRENHYLSRAEYTRYCQWVAARLPNLRFGCDVQGVLHDPESHSYLVTGQHTMSGQRFMFRCRKLVLGLGSQPYLPACCDRRAAPFIHSADYLRHKYELQGRASITIVGSGQSAAEVFHDLLRESGRHDYSLAWITRSPRFFQMENTKLTLELISPDYTEYFHDLPEARRQEILTQQNSLYKGINASLINQIYDLLDEKVHDGDNRYTLLTNSELRACRYDPLQERFQLDFQHLDCDRPFSHATDGLVLATGYSHEIPACINPIHDRIAWNADGSYRIGRNYAIDHEGSEIFVQNTGLLSHGVTNPDLGFCCYRNSQILRELTGTEHYRIETRTALQEFSPPADGVLKHRPARRAERRPTVAARPLMDIHRATL; this is encoded by the coding sequence ATGAATCGTGAAATCTATGACTTCGTGGCTATCGGTATCGGACCTTTCAATCTCAGCCTGGCGAGCCTGTCTGCGCCCTTGCGAGGCGTGCGCACGCTCTTCCTGGACAAGAAATCCGGCTTTGATTGGCATCCAGGCATGCTGATCGAGACGTCCACTCTGCAAAACCCTTTTCTCGCCGATCTGGTCAGTTTGGCCGACCCACGCAGCGAATATAGCTATCTGAACTATTGCAAACTCACCAACCGCATTTATTCCTACTACATGCGCGAGAACCATTACCTGAGCCGCGCCGAGTACACCCGCTATTGCCAATGGGTAGCTGCACGCTTGCCGAACCTGCGTTTCGGCTGCGATGTACAGGGCGTACTGCACGATCCCGAAAGCCACAGCTATCTCGTCACCGGCCAACACACCATGTCCGGCCAGCGGTTCATGTTCCGCTGCCGCAAGCTGGTCCTGGGTCTTGGTTCCCAGCCCTATCTGCCAGCGTGCTGCGATCGACGTGCCGCGCCCTTCATCCATAGCGCGGACTATCTGCGCCATAAATACGAACTCCAGGGCCGCGCGTCAATCACCATAGTGGGCAGCGGACAAAGCGCGGCCGAAGTGTTCCATGATCTGCTCCGTGAGAGCGGGCGACATGATTACAGTCTGGCCTGGATCACTCGCTCTCCGCGCTTTTTCCAGATGGAGAACACAAAACTCACGCTGGAGCTGATATCGCCGGACTACACCGAATATTTCCATGATCTGCCCGAGGCACGCCGCCAGGAGATCCTGACTCAACAGAACAGCCTGTACAAAGGCATCAATGCCTCGCTGATCAACCAGATCTACGATCTTCTCGACGAGAAGGTCCATGATGGCGACAACCGCTATACGCTTCTGACCAACTCCGAACTACGCGCCTGCCGCTACGACCCGCTGCAGGAACGCTTTCAGCTGGACTTTCAGCATCTCGATTGCGACCGCCCTTTTAGCCACGCCACCGACGGACTGGTCCTGGCCACAGGCTATTCTCATGAGATCCCGGCCTGCATCAATCCCATTCACGACCGAATTGCCTGGAATGCCGACGGTAGCTATCGCATCGGACGTAATTACGCCATTGACCACGAGGGCAGCGAGATCTTCGTGCAGAACACCGGTTTGCTCAGCCATGGAGTGACGAATCCGGATCTGGGCTTCTGCTGCTATCGCAACTCACAGATCCTGCGTGAACTGACCGGCACGGAACATTACCGCATCGAGACACGAACCGCCTTGCAGGAGTTCTCTCCACCAGCAGACGGCGTGCTCAAGCACCGTCCGGCCCGGCGAGCCGAACGGAGGCCCACGGTTGCAGCCCGACCCTTGATGGACATCCACCGCGCCACACTCTGA
- a CDS encoding sodium/hydrogen exchanger family protein, which produces MELLTILLIAAVLCVPLAQRLGLGAIPGYLLAGGVIGPSGLGLVTDVPDIMRVSEWGVVMMLFVIGLELAPKRLWAMRREVFGAGTLQMVVCGALLGAVFGAGLRHLAGMGWQAAILCGLSLALSSTAVALRLLEERGLVRTPLGRSALGVLLLQDMAAIPMLVAAGLLGSDGDSAPSFEAALVAVVVVLAC; this is translated from the coding sequence ATGGAACTGCTCACCATTTTGCTGATCGCCGCCGTCCTGTGCGTGCCCCTGGCGCAGCGCCTGGGCCTGGGCGCCATCCCCGGCTACCTGCTGGCGGGCGGGGTGATCGGGCCGTCCGGGCTGGGGCTGGTCACCGACGTGCCGGACATCATGCGCGTCTCGGAATGGGGCGTGGTGATGATGCTGTTCGTGATCGGCCTGGAGCTGGCGCCCAAGCGACTGTGGGCGATGCGCCGCGAAGTGTTCGGCGCCGGCACCTTGCAGATGGTCGTCTGCGGCGCGTTGCTGGGCGCGGTGTTCGGCGCCGGGCTGCGCCACCTGGCCGGCATGGGCTGGCAGGCGGCCATCCTGTGCGGCCTGTCGCTGGCCCTGTCCTCGACCGCGGTGGCGCTGCGCCTGCTGGAGGAGCGCGGCCTGGTGCGCACGCCGTTGGGCCGCTCGGCCCTGGGGGTGTTGCTGCTGCAGGATATGGCGGCCATCCCGATGCTGGTGGCGGCCGGCCTGCTGGGTTCGGATGGCGATTCCGCGCCGTCGTTCGAGGCGGCCCTGGTGGCGGTGGTGGTGGTGCTGGCGTGCTAG
- a CDS encoding helix-turn-helix family protein, with translation MNTHKHARLTFLRRLEMVQQLIAHQVCVPEAARAYGVTAPTVRKWLGRFLAQGQAGLADASSRPTVSPRAIAPAKALAIVELRRKRLTQARIAQALGVSASTVSRVLARAGLSHLADLEPAEPVVRYEHQAPGDLLHIDIKKLGRIQRPGHRVTGNRRDTVEGAGWDFVFVAIDDHARVAFTDIHPDERFPSAVQFLKDAVAYYQRLGVTIQRLLTDNGSAFRSRAFAALCHELGIKHRFTRPYRPQTNGKAERFIQSALREWAYAHTYQNSQHRADAMKSWLHHYNWHRPHQGIGRAVPISRLNLDEYNLLTVHT, from the coding sequence ATGAACACCCATAAGCATGCCCGATTGACCTTCCTACGTCGACTCGAAATGGTCCAGCAATTGATCGCCCATCAAGTTTGTGTACCTGAAGCGGCCCGCGCCTATGGGGTCACCGCGCCGACTGTGCGCAAATGGCTGGGCCGCTTCCTGGCTCAGGGCCAGGCGGGCTTGGCCGATGCGTCCTCGCGCCCGACGGTCTCGCCCCGAGCGATTGCGCCGGCCAAGGCGCTGGCTATCGTGGAGCTGCGCCGCAAGCGGCTGACCCAAGCGCGCATCGCCCAGGCGCTGGGCGTGTCAGCCAGCACCGTCAGCCGCGTCCTGGCCCGCGCCGGTCTGTCGCACCTGGCCGACCTGGAGCCGGCCGAGCCGGTGGTGCGCTACGAGCATCAGGCCCCCGGCGATCTGCTGCACATCGACATCAAGAAGCTGGGACGTATCCAGCGCCCTGGCCACCGGGTCACGGGCAACCGACGCGATACCGTTGAGGGGGCCGGCTGGGACTTCGTCTTCGTGGCCATCGATGACCACGCCCGCGTGGCCTTCACCGACATCCACCCCGACGAGCGCTTCCCCAGCGCCGTCCAGTTCCTCAAGGACGCAGTGGCCTACTACCAGCGCCTGGGCGTGACCATCCAGCGCTTGCTCACCGACAATGGCTCGGCCTTTCGCAGCCGCGCCTTCGCCGCGCTGTGCCATGAGCTGGGCATCAAGCACCGCTTTACCCGACCTTACCGCCCACAGACCAATGGCAAGGCCGAACGCTTCATCCAGTCGGCCTTGCGTGAGTGGGCTTACGCTCACACCTACCAGAACTCCCAACACCGAGCCGATGCCATGAAATCCTGGCTACACCACTACAACTGGCATCGACCCCACCAAGGCATCGGGCGCGCTGTACCCATCTCCAGACTCAACCTGGACGAATACAACCTATTGACAGTTCACACCTAG